Proteins from one Enterobacter bugandensis genomic window:
- the truB gene encoding tRNA pseudouridine(55) synthase TruB, translating into MSRPRRRGRDVHGVLLLDKPQGASSNDVLQKVKRIYNANRAGHTGALDPLATGMLPICLGEATKFSQYLLDSDKRYRVIAKLGQRTDTSDADGQVVEERPVTFSAEQLDAALESFRGDTMQVPSMYSALKYQGKKLYEYARQGIDVPREARPITVYELLFIRHEGDELELEVHCSKGTYIRTIIDDLGEKLGCGAHVIYLRRQAVSKYPVERMVTLEQLRALAEQAQAQGVEPADLLDPLLMPMDSPAADFPIVNLPLTSSVYFKNGNPVRTADAPLDGLVRVTEGDEGKFIGMGEMDGEGRVAPRRLVVEYPVGA; encoded by the coding sequence ATGAGTCGTCCTCGTCGTCGCGGTCGCGACGTGCATGGCGTGCTGCTGCTGGATAAACCGCAGGGTGCATCCAGCAACGACGTGCTGCAAAAAGTGAAGCGTATTTATAACGCTAACCGTGCGGGCCACACCGGCGCGCTGGATCCGCTGGCGACCGGCATGCTGCCGATTTGCCTGGGTGAAGCGACAAAATTTTCCCAGTACCTGCTCGATTCCGATAAACGCTACCGCGTTATCGCTAAACTGGGCCAGCGTACGGATACTTCCGACGCGGATGGTCAGGTGGTGGAAGAGCGCCCGGTGACCTTCAGCGCCGAACAGCTTGATGCGGCCCTGGAGAGCTTCCGCGGAGACACGATGCAGGTGCCGTCGATGTATTCGGCGCTGAAATATCAGGGCAAGAAGCTCTACGAATACGCGCGCCAGGGAATTGACGTCCCGCGCGAAGCGCGTCCGATAACCGTGTATGAGCTGCTGTTCATTCGCCACGAAGGTGACGAGCTGGAGCTGGAAGTCCACTGTTCGAAAGGGACCTATATTCGCACCATCATCGACGACCTGGGTGAAAAGCTGGGCTGCGGTGCGCATGTGATTTATCTGCGTCGTCAGGCGGTCAGTAAATATCCGGTGGAACGCATGGTGACGCTTGAGCAGCTGCGCGCGCTGGCTGAACAGGCACAAGCGCAGGGAGTGGAACCAGCAGATTTGCTGGATCCACTGCTGATGCCAATGGACAGTCCGGCAGCGGACTTCCCGATCGTTAATCTTCCTTTAACATCGTCCGTTTACTTTAAGAACGGAAACCCGGTTCGTACGGCGGATGCGCCGCTGGATGGACTGGTACGCGTGACGGAAGGTGACGAAGGGAAATTCATCGGTATGGGCGAAATGGACGGTGAAGGGCGCGTTGCGCCGCGTCGTCTGGTCGTCGAATATCCGGTCGGCGCGTGA
- the rbfA gene encoding 30S ribosome-binding factor RbfA gives MAKEFGRPQRVAQEMQKEIALILQREIKDPRIGMMTTVSGVEMSRDLAYAKVFVTFLNDQDEAAVKNGIKALQEASGFIRSLLGKAMRLRIVPELTFFYDNSLVEGMRMSNLVTSVVKHDDERRVNPTDDSKED, from the coding sequence ATGGCGAAAGAATTTGGTCGCCCACAGCGCGTGGCGCAGGAGATGCAGAAAGAGATTGCGCTTATCCTGCAACGCGAAATCAAAGACCCGCGTATCGGTATGATGACCACCGTCTCTGGCGTGGAAATGTCTCGTGACCTGGCCTATGCCAAAGTGTTCGTGACCTTCCTGAACGATCAGGACGAAGCGGCGGTGAAGAACGGCATTAAAGCACTGCAGGAAGCCTCTGGTTTCATCCGCTCTCTGCTCGGCAAAGCGATGCGCCTGCGTATTGTTCCCGAGCTGACCTTCTTCTACGACAACTCGCTGGTCGAAGGTATGCGCATGTCCAACCTGGTGACCAGCGTGGTGAAACATGACGACGAACGTCGTGTTAACCCGACGGACGACAGCAAGGAGGACTGA
- the rpsO gene encoding 30S ribosomal protein S15 — protein MSLSVEAKAKIVSEFGRGTNDSGSTEVQVALLTAQINHLQGHFAEHKKDHHSRRGLLRMVSQRRKLLDYLKRKDVARYTALIERLGLRR, from the coding sequence ATGTCTCTAAGCGTTGAAGCTAAAGCTAAAATCGTTTCTGAGTTTGGTCGTGGTACTAACGACAGCGGTTCTACCGAAGTTCAGGTTGCACTGCTGACTGCACAGATTAACCACCTGCAGGGTCACTTTGCAGAGCACAAAAAAGATCACCACAGCCGTCGTGGTCTGCTGCGCATGGTTTCTCAGCGTCGTAAACTGCTCGACTACCTGAAGCGTAAAGATGTTGCACGCTACACCGCGCTGATCGAGCGTCTGGGTCTGCGTCGCTAA